The Punica granatum isolate Tunisia-2019 chromosome 4, ASM765513v2, whole genome shotgun sequence genome has a window encoding:
- the LOC116202382 gene encoding organ-specific protein S2-like: MTSLAFVAFISLFSIATTIGEAARKDPGEYWVSVMEEEPMPEVIKGLIGALDSRVEEDLPHDHSHTRHSHKMTKNCETETSGDRKEKKPYAKEIEPRPNLSAYGDDKVKLAGHDEEEKKKFTDEFEPRPNLSAYGDDSTEAEEKEKKKFTDDFEPRPNLSAYGDDSTKVEEKEKKRFTDDFEPRPNLSAYGDDSTKAELKKKKKKFTDDFEPRPNLSAYGDDSTKGEEKQKKKFTDDFEPRRNISAHNDNSNKTEEKEKKKLTNDFEARATVSAYGDDHVKLSKEAKKKLTDDFKPRPSTTDYRGKEKEEKPFAGDFELRPNVSVYQS, from the exons ATGACTTCTCTCGCATTTGTAGCTTTCATCAGTCTTTTCTCA ATAGCAACAACCATTGGAGAAGCTGCAAGGAAAGACCCGGGAGAGTACTGGGTGTCAGTGATGGAGGAGGAGCCGATGCCTGAAGTCATCAAAGGACTCATCGGTGCTCTTGACTCGCGAGTCGAAGAAGATCTTCCTCATGATCATTCCCATACGCGTCATAGCCACAAGATGACCAAAAACTGTGAGACTGAAACCTCTGGTGATCGCAAGGAGAAGAAGCCCTATGCCAAGGAAATCGAGCCCAGGCCCAACCTATCAGCTTATGGGGACGACAAAGTTAAACTAGCTGGACACGATGAGGAGGAGAAAAAGAAGTTCACTGATGAGTTTGAGCCAAGGCCCAACCTATCAGCATATGGCGACGATAGCACCGAGGCCgaagagaaggagaagaagaagttcACCGATGACTTTGAGCCTAGGCCCAACTTATCAGCATATGGGGACGATAGCACCAAGGTtgaagagaaggagaagaagaggttCACAGATGACTTTGAGCCTAGGCCCAACTTATCAGCATACGGGGACGATAGCACCAAGGCTgagctgaagaagaagaagaagaagttcaCAGATGACTTCGAGCCTAGGCCTAACCTATCGGCATATGGTGACGATAGCACCAAGGGTGAAGAGAAGCAAAAGAAGAAGTTCACAGATGACTTTGAGCCTAGGCGCAACATATCGGCACACAACGACAATAGCAATAAGACtgaagagaaggagaagaagaagctaaCCAATGACTTCGAGGCCAGGGCAACTGTTTCGGCTTATGGTGACGACCACGTCAAGCTGAGCAAAGAGGCAAAGAAGAAGCTAACTGATGACTTCAAGCCGAGGCCCAGCACCACTGATTATAGAggtaaagaaaaagaggagaaaCCATTCGCAGGAGATTTCGAGCTGAGGCCTAATGTGTCGGTCTACCAAAGCTAA